Within Paeniglutamicibacter psychrophenolicus, the genomic segment GGTTGTATTGGATACACATCGAATAAGGAGGTCATCATGACAACGACGACGGTAACCCGAGAGCTGACTGCACTCGATCGTTGCGACCGGTGCGGTGCACAGGCTTTCGTGCGCGCGGTATTGGAGACCTCCGGTGGTGAACTATTCTTCTGCGGACACCACGCACGCGCCGTGGAAGAAAAGTTGCGCCCCTTGACCAATGAATGGCAAGACGAAACGGCTCGCCTCTACGAGAAGCCCGTTTACGACGACGAGGACTAGTCGGGTCGCCGGCCACCGGCCGCATCGACCCCTTCGGCGGGACCCCGGCATCGAGCCGGGGTCCCGCTGGCGTTAAGCCGGAAGTCCCGTGTGCCAAGGACCTCGTGATCGGTGGCATCATCCGGGGAAAACAAAAGGTGCCGGTGTCGACCCAGCAACGCTGGATGCAACACCGGCA encodes:
- a CDS encoding DUF7455 domain-containing protein; the encoded protein is MTTTTVTRELTALDRCDRCGAQAFVRAVLETSGGELFFCGHHARAVEEKLRPLTNEWQDETARLYEKPVYDDED